The nucleotide window TGTGGGAGCGCTCCACCGAAGAATCGGCCGTCGCGCGGGAAACGTCCAGCCGGTCGATGCTTGTCGAGACGGTTCAGGCGTCGGTCGGAGTCGTCAACGAATCGATTCAGGCGGTCGGGACCCTGCAGGCCATCGCCTCGATCATGATCCGGCCGGAAATTTCCGGCATTGTCCGCCGGATTCATTTTTCGGACGGACAGCTGGTCGACCGCCTGGCGCCGCTCGTGCAATTGGACCAGGAAGAGCTGCAGGCGGAGGCCAACCAGGCCGTGGCCCAGGAGCGGCTGGCGCAACTGACGTACGAGCGGCTCAAGCGGCTGTCGGCGCAGCAGACCACAATCGTGCCGGCGCAGCAGGTGGATGAAGCGAGGCTGGCTCTGCAAGCCGCGACCGCCAACAGCGTGTTGTTCGGCACCCGTTTGAAGAAGAGCCTGATCAAAGCGCCGTTTGCCGGCACGATGGGACTGCGCCGCGTCTCGGTCGGAGACTATGTGCAACCGGGGCAGGACCTCGTCAATCTCGAAGACCTGCAGACGCTGCACGTGGACTTCAAGGTGCCGGAAGTGTGGCTCAGCCGGCTGTCCATCAACCAGGCCGTCGGCGTGGCCACCGATGCGTTTCCCGGCATGACCTTCCAGGGCACGGTCACGGCCATCGACCCGCGCGTCGATTCGGTGAATCGGACGATCGCAGTGCGAGCCGTCGTGCCGAATCAGGACGGCCGCCTGCGTCCCGGATTGTTCGCCACGGTCAGTGTGAGGCTCGGTCAAGATCTCCGCGCGGTGCTCATTCCGGAAGAAGCCGTCTTCATCCAGCGCGATCGATCGATGACGTACCGCGTGCAAGACGGCTCCGCCCGCCTGGTCGAACTGGTGATCGGCGCTCATGAACGGGGCTTGGTGCAGGTCAAGGAAGGCTTGTCGGCCGGCGATCAGGTCGTGCGCACCGGCACCCACAAACTTCATGACGGCATGGCCGTCGTGACCAAATGACCATCCGGATACGGCGAAGGTTGTAACGTTCCAGACGGTCCCGCCGTCGTTCAAACCTCCATGCGGCTCTCAACCCTGTCCATCCATCGGCCCGTTTTCGCCGTCGTCATGACCCTGTTGCTGGTTCTGTTCGGCCTCTTGAGCTACTTCGTCCTCGACGTCCGCGAATATCCGGACATCAAGCCGCCGGTCGTCTCCGTCCGGACCGTATATCCGGGCGCGGGGGCCTCGGTCATCGAGACGGATGTGACGACCCCGCTCGAAGACGTGCTGAGCGGAATCCAGGGCCTGCGCGCCATCACCTCCAACAGCCGGGAAGAAGTCTCGACGGTCACGCTGGAGTTCGAACTGAACCGCAATCTGGACTCGGCCACCAACGACGTGCGCGATCGCATCAGTTCGGTTCGCTCGCTGCTGCCGCTGGGGATTCAGGAGCCGCTGGTGAGCAAGGCGGCCTCCGACAGCACCGAGGTGGTCTGGCTGGCGGCTGCAAGCGACCGGCACTCCGAGCTGGAGATTTCAGACATCGTGGACCGCTTCGTGAACCCCAGGTTGGTGATCATCCCCGGTGTCTCGAACGTGGTGTTGGACGGGGAGCGGCGCTATGCCATGCGCATTTGGCTCGATCCCGGCATGCTCGCGGCGCGGCGGCTGACGGTGCAGGACGTGGAAGAGGCGCTGCGGGCGCAGAACGCCTCGATTCCGTCCGGCCGGATCGAAAGCGACCGGGTGGAGTTCGGCGTCTCGCTGAAGGGCTCGCTGCAGACGGAGAGCCAGTTCGGCGATTTGATCGTGGCCTACCGGGACGACTATCCGGTCCGGGTCCGCGACGTCGGCCGTGTGGAACTGGCGGCCGAAGACACGCGCAAACTGAGCCGGATCAACGGCGTGCCCTGCGTAGGGGTGGCCGTGATGAAGCAGTCGAAGGCCAACGCGCTCACGGTCGCGCGCGCGGTGAAAGAGCGCCTGCCGGAGATCACGGCCACGCTGCCCGAAGGCATCGCGTTGACGGTGGCGTGGGACAGCACGGTGCCCATCGAGCGGTCGCTTCACGAGGTGTATCTGGCCTTGGGAGTTTCGCTGCTGCTGGTGACGCTGGTGATCTTCGGCTTCCTGGGCAACGCGCGAGCCACGCTGGTGCCGGCCGTGGCCATTCCGGCTTCCATCATCGGCACGTTTACGGTGATGGCCCTCACCGGCTGTTCGCTGAACGTGCTGACCCTGCTGGCGCTGGTCCTGGCGGTCGGCCTCGTGGTGGACGACGCGATCATCGTGCTCGAGAACATTCATCGGCGCATGGCCGAGGGGATGCCGGCGATTCAGGCGGCCGTCGAGGGCACCAAGGAAATTTCATTCGCCGTGATCGCGACCACGATCTCGCTGGTGACGGTGTTCATCCCCATTGTGTTTCTGACCGGGGTTGTGGGCCGGCTGTTCGCCGAGTTGGCCATCGCGGTGGCGTCGGCCGTTCTGCTGTCTGGGTTCGTCGCGCTCACCTTGACGCCCATGATGAGCGGCCGGCTGGTGCGGGCGACCGACGGACCGTCTCATCAGGCGCTCAGCGAGCGGGTGTGGGGGCGGGTCATGGGACAGTATCGGCAGGGGCTCGTGCGCGCCATGCGGATGCACATCGCGATTCTGGTGATCGGCTTGGCCGCGAGCCTCGGCAGCCTGCTGATTCTCTTGCGTCTGCCCTCCGAACTTGCGCCCATGGAGGATGTGGGCTGGTTTGCGGGACATCTCACGGCCCCCCAAGGCGCGACCATCCGCTACACGGATACCTACGCGCAGGAGCTGGACAAGCTCATCAAGCAGATCCCCGAGGTGGATTCGATCTACACCGTCGTCGCGCGCGGCGACCGTCCCACCATCGTCAACCGCGCGGGTACGTGGGTGACCCTGAAGGACTGGAGCGACCGATCGCGCTCGCAGCAGGATATCGTGGCCGAGTTGAACGCGCAGATGCCGCAGTTGGCCGGCGTGAAGGCGTTCCTGATGAATCCTCCGGCGATCAGCGAAGGGTCGGAGAAGGGCTCCTTCCAGTTCGTCATCGGGGGCGTGGACTATCAGGAGTTGGAACAGACCGCCGAGAAGTTCCTGGCGAAGCTGTCGGAGCACCCGGGGTTCGTGGCGCCTGAGATCGATCTGGTGCTGGACAAACCTCACTTGGCCGTCGAGGCCCACCGTGCCAAAGCGGCGGATCTCGGCGTATCCGTGGCGTTGATCGGCCGCACGCTGGAAACCCTGCTCAGCGGGCGGGCCGTGAATACATTCTCGCGCAACGGCCGCCAGTACAACGTGATCGTGAAGGTGGACGACCGGCATCGGGAGAAGCCGTCGGACATTACCGAGCTGTACGTGCGGGGCAGGGGACAAGAACTCGTCCAGCTGAGCAACGTGGCCAGCGTCAGGGAAGAAGCGGCGCCGGAATCCCTCAATCACGTCGACCGCATGCGCGCCGTAATTCTCAGCGCCGGACTGACGGACGGCTTTACCATGGGAGACGCGGTGGCCTATGTCGAGCGCGAAGCGAAGACCATGTTGAACTCGGGGATGCGGGGCACCTACGCCGGGGAAGCCAAGGAATATGCGGAGAGCAATCGCAATCTCTATTTTACCTTCGGTCTCGCCCTAGCAGTCATCTACCTGGTGCTGTCCGCCCAGTTCGAAAGCTTTCGCGACCCGCTGACGATTTTGTTGGCCGTGCCCCCGGCCGTGACCGGCGGCCTGATCGCGCTGGTCCTGACCAAGGGCACGCTCAGCATCTTCAGCCAGATCGGGCTGGTGATCCTGATCGGCCTGGTGAGCAAGAACGCCATCCTGATCGTCGAGTTCGCCAACCAGCTGCGCGAGCGGGGGATGGACCGCGTGGACGCCGTAATCGAGGCGGCCACGCTACGGCTCCGGCCCATTCTCATGACGACCAGCGCCACAATCCTGGGCGCGCTCCCGTTGGCCTTGGCGTCGGGTGCCGGAGCGGTCAGTCGGCGGCAAATCGGGGTGGTCCTGATCGGCGGGCTCGTCGTCTCCACGATCGTGACGCTGTTCCTGGTTCCGGCGGGCTACGCGGCCGTGTCGGGCAGGAGAAATGTCTGGAGCGGCGAGGCAGCGGAACGGCGGGAGTCGGCGGGCGCTAGTCTTTTACCGTCACGGTCATCGTGACCGACTCGAGCGGGTTGTCGAATTCGTCGCGCGGCAGCGCGACGATCCTGTCGACCACGTCCAATCCTCGAAACACTTCCCCAAAAATACTGTAGCGGCGGTCGAGCCCGCTGTTGTCGGCCAAGCAAATGAAAAACTGCGATCCGTTGTCGTTGAAATCCCGAGTGCTGCTGCCGTCGCGCGGCGTCTTGGCCATGGAGATCGCGCCCCGCTTGTGCGGCCGGTCGCTCAGCTCGGGATTCAGCCAGAAGCCCGGTCCGCCGGAGCCGTGGCTGCGCCGGTCTCCCGTCTTGCTCAGCGGATCGCCTCCTTGCAAGACGAAGCCGGGGACGATCCGGTGAAACGTGGTTCCGTCGTAAAACCCCATCTTGGCCAGGTTCATAAAGTTTTCGACGTGCCGCGGCGCGGCGTCGGGATAGAAGCGGATCTTGATCTCGCCGAACTTGGTCGTGATCGTGG belongs to Nitrospira sp. and includes:
- a CDS encoding efflux RND transporter periplasmic adaptor subunit encodes the protein MNVKGLSVLLLVAALAVVLVVRVWERSTEESAVARETSSRSMLVETVQASVGVVNESIQAVGTLQAIASIMIRPEISGIVRRIHFSDGQLVDRLAPLVQLDQEELQAEANQAVAQERLAQLTYERLKRLSAQQTTIVPAQQVDEARLALQAATANSVLFGTRLKKSLIKAPFAGTMGLRRVSVGDYVQPGQDLVNLEDLQTLHVDFKVPEVWLSRLSINQAVGVATDAFPGMTFQGTVTAIDPRVDSVNRTIAVRAVVPNQDGRLRPGLFATVSVRLGQDLRAVLIPEEAVFIQRDRSMTYRVQDGSARLVELVIGAHERGLVQVKEGLSAGDQVVRTGTHKLHDGMAVVTK
- a CDS encoding efflux RND transporter permease subunit codes for the protein MRLSTLSIHRPVFAVVMTLLLVLFGLLSYFVLDVREYPDIKPPVVSVRTVYPGAGASVIETDVTTPLEDVLSGIQGLRAITSNSREEVSTVTLEFELNRNLDSATNDVRDRISSVRSLLPLGIQEPLVSKAASDSTEVVWLAAASDRHSELEISDIVDRFVNPRLVIIPGVSNVVLDGERRYAMRIWLDPGMLAARRLTVQDVEEALRAQNASIPSGRIESDRVEFGVSLKGSLQTESQFGDLIVAYRDDYPVRVRDVGRVELAAEDTRKLSRINGVPCVGVAVMKQSKANALTVARAVKERLPEITATLPEGIALTVAWDSTVPIERSLHEVYLALGVSLLLVTLVIFGFLGNARATLVPAVAIPASIIGTFTVMALTGCSLNVLTLLALVLAVGLVVDDAIIVLENIHRRMAEGMPAIQAAVEGTKEISFAVIATTISLVTVFIPIVFLTGVVGRLFAELAIAVASAVLLSGFVALTLTPMMSGRLVRATDGPSHQALSERVWGRVMGQYRQGLVRAMRMHIAILVIGLAASLGSLLILLRLPSELAPMEDVGWFAGHLTAPQGATIRYTDTYAQELDKLIKQIPEVDSIYTVVARGDRPTIVNRAGTWVTLKDWSDRSRSQQDIVAELNAQMPQLAGVKAFLMNPPAISEGSEKGSFQFVIGGVDYQELEQTAEKFLAKLSEHPGFVAPEIDLVLDKPHLAVEAHRAKAADLGVSVALIGRTLETLLSGRAVNTFSRNGRQYNVIVKVDDRHREKPSDITELYVRGRGQELVQLSNVASVREEAAPESLNHVDRMRAVILSAGLTDGFTMGDAVAYVEREAKTMLNSGMRGTYAGEAKEYAESNRNLYFTFGLALAVIYLVLSAQFESFRDPLTILLAVPPAVTGGLIALVLTKGTLSIFSQIGLVILIGLVSKNAILIVEFANQLRERGMDRVDAVIEAATLRLRPILMTTSATILGALPLALASGAGAVSRRQIGVVLIGGLVVSTIVTLFLVPAGYAAVSGRRNVWSGEAAERRESAGASLLPSRSS
- a CDS encoding peptidylprolyl isomerase; this translates as MEFKKIDPRATITTKFGEIKIRFYPDAAPRHVENFMNLAKMGFYDGTTFHRIVPGFVLQGGDPLSKTGDRRSHGSGGPGFWLNPELSDRPHKRGAISMAKTPRDGSSTRDFNDNGSQFFICLADNSGLDRRYSIFGEVFRGLDVVDRIVALPRDEFDNPLESVTMTVTVKD